From the Fusobacterium ulcerans ATCC 49185 genome, the window ATTAAAAAATAGATTTTTTTGATATAATTTAACTTTGTTACATCTATCTATAGCATTGTAAATATAACTTTTTAATTTCAGCAACAACATAATCTGGTAAAATCAATGAATAACAATCTTTATAACTAAGAACTTTACATTCAGGATAAATATCTTTAGGTTCTATACCTTGATGTTTTTTACTTGGGTTAGCCAGCCACTCTTTTTTACTGCTCTTAGGACTAAAAATAGCAAAGCTTGGAATATCTAAACTTTGAGCTATATGCCTTGGTCCTCCCTCGTTTCCAAAAAACATATCACAATTTGAAATAAGTGCTGCCAAATCTCTTATTGAAGCTGTTTCTATATTAGAAAAAACATTTTTACTGTTTTTTAACCTAGAATAAAAATTTTTAACAAACTCTTTTTCTGCTGAAGAATAAAATAGTATAATCTGTGGATTCAGTTCTTCTATTACTTTTTTGATAACACATTCCATATTATTGAGGGGGTAAATTTTCTCTGGACGCCTTGAATTTACAGCACATATAAATACAGGCTTTGAAAAATCTATTCCTGCTTCTTTCATTTTTCTTTTCATACTTTCTTTTTCATTTTCATTTATATAGGTGATATAAGTGTTGTCATATAGTATTTTATATTTTTCTTCCAATGGAGCCAGCATTTTTAAAAACTTATCAACTTTATCTTTTGAATTAGCAGGCTCAAAAATCTTATGAGTATATGTAAATCCTCTATATTTTTTCTTTCTTCCTATTCTATATTCGCTTCCGAAAGAAAATAAAGTAAACATTTCACTTTTGGGAGTAGACATTATATCTATTACTATATCATATTTCTTTCTTGTTACTTTCCATACTTTAGCTATATATTTAAGAGGGTTCTTCTGTTCTTCTTCAGTTATTAGAATAATATTATCAATATATGGATGATTTTTAAATAAAGGAGCAATATGCTCATATACTACATAATCGATTTCAGATTCAGGGAAACTTTTTTTAAGAGTATTGCATATAACTGAGCTTAAAACAGCATCTCCTATTTGTTTAAAACGTACTATTAATATTTTCATATTTTTACCTCTACTTAATATTTATAGAATTTAATATTTTTCAAGTTATTTTCTTTTTAATTAAATTAAAGATATTGTTCCTTTTTCATCTAAATTTTCATAAATATTATAAATATTACTTTCACATCTTAATTCAAAAGTATCTAGTAAATTATTTTCATTCCATAATTCTACTACATAAAAATTATTTCTATTTTCAAAATATGCATTATTTATATTATAAATAATTATTCCTTCTTGTTGTCCCTTTAGTACAACTTTACTTCTAAAAATTTCTCCTTTTCCAATTACCGTTCCATCAGAACTTTTTACACATATTTGAAATTTATTTTTATTTTCACTAAAATTATCCAATATTGTTAATATTCCTATATCTTTAGTTATTGGAAATTTTTCTGTATATATAGTTGTTCCTAACTGTAATTTAGCTGCATTAACTAATATATATCTTGCATCTAATTTATCTCCAATCATTCTTAATTTTACATTCATATTTCAATCCTCCAGCAAATATCTAATAAAAAATTGGTAATAATTTTTTAATATATTGACTTATATCCATTCCAATCTTATTTTCTGTATAGAAAATATTAAAAAATTCTCCATCATGGGAAAAATCATTATCATGTGATTTTATAGTATAAATGATTTCATCATCAGTTAAATCTCTCTTTAAATATTTTTTATTTAATAATATTTTAAATTTCAGCATTGTTCCAAGTATTATCATTTTCATAAAAGCATACTCAAGTGTATAATAAAAATCTTTATTAAAAACATAACATAGCAAATAATTTTTTAAGATATTTTCATATTTTTTATTCCATAATTTTTTTAACATTATTAATTCTTCATTAGTTAAAATAAATGAATCATCTCTTAAGAAATCTCTATCTGCTTCTAAATTATTTTCTAATTTTATAAGCTTTAAAAGATTTATATATTCTAAAGCGCTATTTTTACTTCTCTCTTGCTTGATTAATATTGTTTTTATAACTAAATCTGCTATATCTGGACTAATTATTTCTTGACCTTTATATGTCTTAAAATCAGCCAAAGATTTTTCAAAATCAAATTCTGCAATATTCATTTGTTTCATATTACTAAAAATTTCTTCCATATATTGAATTTTTTGACCTAAAATTTTATTTTCATCATTCAATATATCTATAAGCAATTCTTCAAATTTATAATACCTAAATGCTAAACTTGTTTCTAAATTATTTTCTGGAATTATGAAACTTACATTAGATGGT encodes:
- the fliB gene encoding flagellin lysine-N-methylase, with the protein product MEIKNYEYVLIPNILAKYKCNASGECCKNKWKIDIDEVAFLKTKSCLDELKEDIGTYINIDEENGHTVKFTDGYCKFITDKKLCRIHKDFGWDCLSDTCKVYPRILKLTSRGMEMSFVFSCRSAAKLLLTNEKFKIIKIKKEELFFMKPSNVSFIIPENNLETSLAFRYYKFEELLIDILNDENKILGQKIQYMEEIFSNMKQMNIAEFDFEKSLADFKTYKGQEIISPDIADLVIKTILIKQERSKNSALEYINLLKLIKLENNLEADRDFLRDDSFILTNEELIMLKKLWNKKYENILKNYLLCYVFNKDFYYTLEYAFMKMIILGTMLKFKILLNKKYLKRDLTDDEIIYTIKSHDNDFSHDGEFFNIFYTENKIGMDISQYIKKLLPIFY
- a CDS encoding glycosyltransferase family 9 protein, producing MKILIVRFKQIGDAVLSSVICNTLKKSFPESEIDYVVYEHIAPLFKNHPYIDNIILITEEEQKNPLKYIAKVWKVTRKKYDIVIDIMSTPKSEMFTLFSFGSEYRIGRKKKYRGFTYTHKIFEPANSKDKVDKFLKMLAPLEEKYKILYDNTYITYINENEKESMKRKMKEAGIDFSKPVFICAVNSRRPEKIYPLNNMECVIKKVIEELNPQIILFYSSAEKEFVKNFYSRLKNSKNVFSNIETASIRDLAALISNCDMFFGNEGGPRHIAQSLDIPSFAIFSPKSSKKEWLANPSKKHQGIEPKDIYPECKVLSYKDCYSLILPDYVVAEIKKLYLQCYR